The Dickeya poaceiphila DNA window CAACTCCGTTTTTATTGATGATGGGTTTAAACATAGCTTGCTACTCTTTATTGCAGATTGAATATCAGCCTTGCGGATTGAACATCGGTTGAAAAGAAGCATTTTAATACTTAATTAAAAAATCTTTGTTATGCTCGTCTGCTAACGGTCAGAGGGGTGATATTATTAACGGCTTGTCATAATTGCTTTTCTACATGATGCTTCGCAAGGACTAAAGGAGTGGTTTCCCCTGACGTATTTATTCTCAAATCCGACTCCGATGGCGGGACAGCGATGCTACCTGAGCGTAAGGCCCGACATCATTCGCGTGGCAGAACACGACGTTCGCATGTTGAACAACGCAACGCGTTAGCCCCTTAGGGCAAGGTGAGTGACGAACGTTGTAATGCGGCCAGCGCACCTGCAACTTGAAATATGACGGGTATAAAGCATTAATCTCGCCACACCAACAACCATCGATTTAACCTGAGAGTGAATTTTTACATGGCTGATTTTCTACCTTTCTCACGCCCCGCGTTAGGTGAGGAAGAACTTGCCGCGGTCGAGCAGGTTCTTCGTTCCGGATGGATTACTACTGGCCCCAAAAATCAGGAACTGGAACAACAATTTGCTGCACTGACCGGTGCAAAACATGCGATTGCCGTCAGTTCTGCGACCGGCGGTATGCATGTCACCCTGATGGCATTGGGGATTGGCGCAGGTGATGAGGTCATCACGCCATCGCTGACCTGGGTTTCCACCCTGAACATGATTGTGCTGCTCGGTGCCGAGCCGGTGATGGTGGATGTGGACCGAGATAACCTGATGGTGACGCCAGAAGTGATTGAAGCGGCCATTACGCCCCGAACCAAAGCGATTATCCCGGTTCACTACGCTGGTGCGCCGGCAGATATTGACGCTATTCGTGATATTGGCCGTCGTCACGGCATCCCGGTGATTGAAGATGCCGCCCACGCTGCTGGCACCTACTATCGTGGCCGTCACGTCGGCGGCGAAGGTACGGCGATTTTCTCCTTCCACGCCATCAAAAACGTGACCTGCGCTGAAGGCGGTCTGGTGGTAACGGACGACGACGCGCTCGCCAACCGCATTCGCAGCCTGAAGTTCCATGGACTGGCCGTAGACGCGTTCGACCGTATGGTGCAAGGGCGCGCGCCACAAGCGGAAGTGGTATCGCCGGGCTTCAAGTACAACCTGCCGGACATCAATGCCGCCATTGCTCTGGTGCAACTGAACAAGCTGGCCGCTAACAACGCCCGTCGTGAAGCGCTGGCCCAACGTTATCTGCAAAAACTGGCGTCACTGCCGTTCCAGCCACTGTCATTGCCGTCATGGCCACATCAGCACGCCTGGCACCTGTTTATCATCCGGGTGGATGAAGCACGTTGTGGCATCGACCGTGACGGGCTGATGCAAGCGTTAAAAGAACGTAATATCGGCACCGGCCTGCATTTCCGTGCTGCTCATACCCAGAAATATTACCGTGAACGTTTCACCAATCTGCATCTGCCGAATACTGACTGGAACTCGGCGCGAATCTGCTCCCTGCCGCTGTTCCCGGATATGCATGATGAGGATGTGGACCGGGTAGTGGACGCATTAACTGAACTGGCGGGGAAACGCTGATGTCAGACATGGAAGCAATTAATAAAGTCTCGGTGGTGATCCCGGTCTTCAACGAGCAGGAAAGCCTGCCGGAACTGATTCGTCGTACTACCACCGCCTGTGAGCAACTGAGCCAGGATTATGAAATCCTGCTGGTGGATGACGGCAGTAGCGACAATTCGGCTGCGTTGCTGACCGAAGCAGCGCAAGCACCGGGCAGCCATGTGGTGGCGGTGATCCTCAATCGTAACTATGGGCAGCATTCGGCGATTATGGCCGGGTTCAGCCATGTGTCGGGTGATCTTATCATCACGCTGGATGCCGACCTGCAAAACCCACCGGAAGAGATTCCCCGGCTGGTGAGCGCGGCGGAGCAAGGGTACGACGTGGTGGGCACCATCCGTGAGAATCGTCAGGACAGCTGGTTTCGCAAAACCGCATCCCGCATGATTAACCACCTGATCCAGCGCACTACCGGTAAAGCCATGAACGACTACGGCTGTATGCTGCGCGCCTATCGCCGTCATATTATCGACGCGATGCTGCACTGCCATGAGCGCAGTACCTTTATCCCGATTCTCGCCAATACCTTCGCCCGCCGCACCACCGAAATTCTGGTGCGTCATTCCGAGCGTGAATTTGGCGATTCCAAATACAGCCTGATGAAGCTTATCAACCTGATGTACGACCTGGTGACCTGCCTGACCACCACGCCGCTGCGGTTGTTGAGCGTGGTGGGCAGCGTCATTGCGATTTCCGGTTTCACGCTGGCGCTGTTGTTGATTCTGATGCGTCTGTTTTTCGGCGCAGCCTGGGCGGCGGACGGCGTGTTTACACTGTTTGCCGTGCTGTTTTCCTTTATCGGCGCCCAGTTCGTCGGCATGGGGCTGCTTGGGGAATACATCGGACGGATCTACAACGATGTCCGTGCGCGTCCCCGTTATTTTATTCAACGTATTGTTGGCAATGATCCACGATTTTCTGAACAGGACAATGAAGAATGAAAGCTGTTGTTTTTGCCTATCATGATTTCGGCTGCGTGGGACTCCGCGCGTTGGTGGCTGCGGGTTATACCGTAGAAGCGGTGTTTACCCACGCGGATAATCCCGCGGAAAATCAGTTTTTTGGATCGGTAGCCCGTACCGCAGCGGAGCTGGGTATCCCGGTATTCGCGCCTGAAGACGTCAACCACCCGCTGTGGGTGGAGCGCATCGCCGCGATGTCGCCGGACGTGATTTTTTCCTTCTATTATCGTCACCTGCTGAGCGATGCCATTTTGCAAAGCGCGGCGCATGGCGCTTACAACCTGCACGGTTCGCTGCTGCCGCGTTATCGTGGCCGGGCGCCGCTGAACTGGGCGCTGGTCAATGGCGAAACCGAAACCGGCGTCACCCTGCACCGCATGGTGGCTCGCGCTGATGCCGGCAATATTGTGGCGCAGCAGCGTGTGACCATCGACGAGAACGATACTGCGCTGAGCCTGCATCGCAAGCTGCGTGATGTTGCTGAGCAGTTGCTGAAAGACAACCTGCCTGCTATCGCGGCAGGTAAAGCGAATGATATTGCGCAAGATGAGAGCCAGGCCACCTATGTGGGCCGTCGTACTCCGGAAGATGGCCGTATTGAATGGCAGAAACCGGCGCGTGCGCTGTACAACCTGGCGCGTGCGGTCACCGAGCCGTGGCCGGGCGCGTTCAGCTTTGTCGGTACCAGCAAGTTCATCATCTGGCAGGCGAAAGTACGTACTGACTTTGCCGCCGCCAAGCCAGGCACCGTACTGAGCACCTCACCGTTAGTGGTTGCTTGCGGCAGCGATGCGCTGGAGATTGTCACCGGTCAGGGCGACAACGGTATTTATCTGCAAGGCGCACAACTGGCTCAAAGCCTGGGTCTGGTGACCGGCGCGATTCTCAACAACTCGCCGGTGGTGAGTGTTAAACGCCGTACCCGTGTGCTGATTCTCGGTGTGAACGGCTTTATCGGCAACCACCTGACTGAGCGTCTGTTGCAGGAAGACAACTACGAAGTATTCGGTCTAGACATCAGTTCCGATGCCATCGAACGTTTCCTCGACAACCCGCGTTTCCACTTCGTGGAAGGGGACATCAGCATTCACTCAGAGTGGATCGAATACCACATCAAGAAATGCGACGTGGTGCTGCCGCTGGTGGCGATTGCCACGCCTATCGAATATACCCGCAACCCGCTGCGTGTGTTCGAGCTGGATTTCGAAGAAAACCTGAAAACCATCCGTGACTGCGTGAAGTACAAAAAACGCATCATTTTCCCGTCCACCTCCGAGGTGTACGGCATGTGTACCGATCCGGTGTTCGACGAAGACAACTCTAACCTGATCGTCGGGCCTATCAATAAACAGCGTTGGATTTACTCGGTATCTAAACAGCTGTTGGACCGCGTTATCTGGGCTTACGGCGAAAAAGAAGGGCTGCGTTTCACCCTGTTCCGCCCGTTTAACTGGATGGGACCGCGTCTGGACAACCTGAACGCCGCGCGTATCGGCAGTTCCCGCGCTATCACCCAGTTGATCCTGAATCTGGTGGAAGGTTCGCCGATCAAACTGGTGGACGGTGGTCGTCAGAAACGCTGCTTTACCGACATCAAAGACGGTATCGAAGCGCTGTTCCGCATCATCGAAAATAAAGATGGCAAGTGCGACGGTCAGATCATCAACATCGGTAACCCGGAAAACGAAGCGAGCATTCGTCAGCTGGCGGAAATGCTGCTGGAGAGCTTCGAGAAACATCCACTGCGTAGTCAGTTCCCGCCGTTCGCCGGTTTCCGCGAAGTAGAAAGCAGCAGCTACTACGGTAAAGGCTATCAGGATGTGGAGCATCGTAAGCCCAGCATCCGCAACGCCAAGCGCCTGTTGCACTGGCAGCCGACCATCGAGATGGAAAAAACCGTGGCGGAAACCCTGGACTTCTTCCTCCAGACCGTTGAAACCGGCCGATTCAGTCAGGACAGCGAATGAGAAAAGTAGGGTTACGGATCGACGTTGATACCTGGCGCGGCACGCGGGTGGGGGTGCCCCGCCTGCTGGAGTTGCTGGACGTCTATGGCGTCCGGGCCAGCTTTTTCTTCAGTGTCGGACCTGACAACATGGGGCGCCATCTCTGGCGCCTTATCCGCCCAGTGTTTTTATGGAAGATGCTGCGCTCACGCGCAGCATCGCTGTATGGCTGGGATATCCTGTTGGCAGGCACCGCCTGGCCGGGCAGAGTGATTGGCCGCGGCTTACCAGAC harbors:
- the arnC gene encoding undecaprenyl-phosphate 4-deoxy-4-formamido-L-arabinose transferase, whose product is MSDMEAINKVSVVIPVFNEQESLPELIRRTTTACEQLSQDYEILLVDDGSSDNSAALLTEAAQAPGSHVVAVILNRNYGQHSAIMAGFSHVSGDLIITLDADLQNPPEEIPRLVSAAEQGYDVVGTIRENRQDSWFRKTASRMINHLIQRTTGKAMNDYGCMLRAYRRHIIDAMLHCHERSTFIPILANTFARRTTEILVRHSEREFGDSKYSLMKLINLMYDLVTCLTTTPLRLLSVVGSVIAISGFTLALLLILMRLFFGAAWAADGVFTLFAVLFSFIGAQFVGMGLLGEYIGRIYNDVRARPRYFIQRIVGNDPRFSEQDNEE
- the arnB gene encoding UDP-4-amino-4-deoxy-L-arabinose aminotransferase; the protein is MADFLPFSRPALGEEELAAVEQVLRSGWITTGPKNQELEQQFAALTGAKHAIAVSSATGGMHVTLMALGIGAGDEVITPSLTWVSTLNMIVLLGAEPVMVDVDRDNLMVTPEVIEAAITPRTKAIIPVHYAGAPADIDAIRDIGRRHGIPVIEDAAHAAGTYYRGRHVGGEGTAIFSFHAIKNVTCAEGGLVVTDDDALANRIRSLKFHGLAVDAFDRMVQGRAPQAEVVSPGFKYNLPDINAAIALVQLNKLAANNARREALAQRYLQKLASLPFQPLSLPSWPHQHAWHLFIIRVDEARCGIDRDGLMQALKERNIGTGLHFRAAHTQKYYRERFTNLHLPNTDWNSARICSLPLFPDMHDEDVDRVVDALTELAGKR
- the arnA gene encoding bifunctional UDP-4-amino-4-deoxy-L-arabinose formyltransferase/UDP-glucuronic acid oxidase ArnA, whose amino-acid sequence is MKAVVFAYHDFGCVGLRALVAAGYTVEAVFTHADNPAENQFFGSVARTAAELGIPVFAPEDVNHPLWVERIAAMSPDVIFSFYYRHLLSDAILQSAAHGAYNLHGSLLPRYRGRAPLNWALVNGETETGVTLHRMVARADAGNIVAQQRVTIDENDTALSLHRKLRDVAEQLLKDNLPAIAAGKANDIAQDESQATYVGRRTPEDGRIEWQKPARALYNLARAVTEPWPGAFSFVGTSKFIIWQAKVRTDFAAAKPGTVLSTSPLVVACGSDALEIVTGQGDNGIYLQGAQLAQSLGLVTGAILNNSPVVSVKRRTRVLILGVNGFIGNHLTERLLQEDNYEVFGLDISSDAIERFLDNPRFHFVEGDISIHSEWIEYHIKKCDVVLPLVAIATPIEYTRNPLRVFELDFEENLKTIRDCVKYKKRIIFPSTSEVYGMCTDPVFDEDNSNLIVGPINKQRWIYSVSKQLLDRVIWAYGEKEGLRFTLFRPFNWMGPRLDNLNAARIGSSRAITQLILNLVEGSPIKLVDGGRQKRCFTDIKDGIEALFRIIENKDGKCDGQIINIGNPENEASIRQLAEMLLESFEKHPLRSQFPPFAGFREVESSSYYGKGYQDVEHRKPSIRNAKRLLHWQPTIEMEKTVAETLDFFLQTVETGRFSQDSE